The Glycine soja cultivar W05 chromosome 6, ASM419377v2, whole genome shotgun sequence genome has a window encoding:
- the LOC114416930 gene encoding transmembrane protein 184 homolog DDB_G0279555-like isoform X3, translating to MHPAQIVLYGSTLCVMITVHFSMKLLAEHVLNWKKPKEQNAIVIIILMAPLYAVDSYVGLINFFGSEAFFTFLDSIKECYEALVIAKFLGLMYSFLNISLSKNIVPDEIKGREIHHSFPMTLFQPHTTRLDHKTLKLLKNWTWQFVVIRPVCSILMITLQYLEVYPTWVSWTNTVILNISVSLALYSLVVFYHVFSKELEPHKPLAKFLCIKGIVFFCFWQYYGGVASLLQNPCRFGTSYLTDCQQMISWQRLATTLFPDAKCVIKIWRLLIIYFCAVLLRFSYGPGWSLCAAAASTDLMPCLF from the exons ATGCATCCTGCGCAGATCGTTTTGTATGGATCAACTTTATGTGTCATGATAACAGTGCACTTCTCCATGAAACTACTAGCAGAACATGTTTTGAACTGGAAGAAACCAAAGGAGCAAAACGCCATAGTAATTATAATCCTTATGGCCCCATTGTACGCTGTGGACTCCTATGTTGGTTTGATAAATTTCTTTGGAAGTGAAGCATTTTTCACATTCTTGGACTCAATTAAAGAGTGCTATGAGGCTCTG GTGATTGCTAAGTTTTTGGGTTTGATGTACAGTTTTTTGAACATCTCCTTAAGTAAGAACATAGTGCCGGATGAGATCAAGGGAAGAGAAATTCACCATTCATTTCCAATGACTCTTTTTCAG CCTCACACTACTCGTCTGGACCATAAAACACTGAAGCTTCTAAAAAACTGGACTTGGCAATTTGTCGTGATACGTCCAGTGTGCTCAATCTTGATGATAACTCTACAGTATCTTGAAGTTTATCCCACTTGGGTCAGCTGGACAAACACAGTCATTCTAAACATTTCAGTGTCACTGGCACTGTATTCTCTTGTTGTTTTCTACCATGTGTTTTCTAAAGAGCTGGAACCACATAAGCCTCTTGCCAAGTTTTTATGCATAAAAGGGATTGTCTTTTTCTGCTTCTGGCAG TATTATGGAGGAGTTGCATCCCTCCTGCAAAATCCATGCCGCTTTGGAACTTCATACTTAACAGACTGCCAACAGATGATATCCTGGCAAAGGCTGGCTACCACATTGTTTCCAGATGCAAAATGTGTCATAAAAATTTGGAGACTGCTGATCATTTATTTCTGTGCTGTCCTTTTGCGATTCAGCTATGGACCTGGCTGGAGTCTATGCGCAGCTGCAGCATCAACCGATCTAATGCCTTGTCTCTTTTGA
- the LOC114416929 gene encoding uncharacterized protein LOC114416929 isoform X2 produces the protein MSCQLLAVAGAPYDTLEEVLGKRESGGLGSLQDFGVKYREVPLAEDGGLDWNALMSAVKPKTKCALIQRSCGYSWRRSLSVNEIGRAIKIIKKQKPSCSVMVDNCYGEFVESIEPPMVGADLIAGSLIKNPGGTIAPCGGYIAGKKKCVEAAAARLSAPGLGVDCGSTPGDIMRAFFQGLFLSSQMVGEAIKGSFLKFWHLKAIKCSLSPASPVLIQFRPSSLEAMSVSLLSVRLFREALQ, from the exons ATGAG CTGTCAGCTTTTGGCAGTTGCTGGTGCTCCCTATGACACGCTAGAGGAAGTATTAGGGAAAAGGGAATCTGGTGGACTGGGTTCCCTCCAAGATTTTGGGGTGAAGTACCGAGAAGTTCCA CTTGCTGAGGATGGTGGACTTGACTGGAATGCACTCATGAGTGCTgtaaaacccaaaacaaaatgcGCACTCATTCAGCGGTCATGTGGTTATTCATGGCGTCGGAGTTTGAGTGTCAATGAGATAGGCAGggcaataaaaataatcaag AAGCAAAAGCCCAGCTGCTCAGTTATGGTGGACAATTGCTATGgagaatttgttgaaagcatcgAGCCTCCCATGGTG GGTGCAGATTTGATCGCGGGCAGTTTGATCAAGAATCCAGGTGGAACGATTGCTCCGTGTGGTGGATACATTGCTGGGAAGAAAAAATGTGTTGAAGCAGCTGCAGCCCGTCTTTCTGCACCAGGACTTGGTGTGGATTGTGGTTCAACCCCTGGTGATATCATGCGAGCCTTTTTCCAGGGTTTATTTCTTTCATCTCAAATGGTTGGAGAAGCAATCAAG GGATCCTTC CTGAAGTTTTGGCATCTAAAGGCTATAAAGTGCAGCCTCTCCCCCGCATCCCCCGTTCTGATACAGTTCAG GCCATCCAGCTTGGAAGCCATGAGCGTCTCCTTGCTTTCTGTGAGGCTGTTCAGAGAAGCTCTCCAGTAG
- the LOC114416930 gene encoding transmembrane protein 184 homolog DDB_G0279555-like isoform X2: MHPAQIVLYGSTLCVMITVHFSMKLLAEHVLNWKKPKEQNAIVIIILMAPLYAVDSYVGLINFFGSEAFFTFLDSIKECYEALVIAKFLGLMYSFLNISLSKNIVPDEIKGREIHHSFPMTLFQPHTTRLDHKTLKLLKNWTWQFVVIRPVCSILMITLQYLEVYPTWVSWTNTVILNISVSLALYSLVVFYHVFSKELEPHKPLAKFLCIKGIVFFCFWQMLTLFCLLSIIPCLGLKYYGGVASLLQNPCRFGTSYLTDCQQMISWQRLATTLFPDAKCVIKIWRLLIIYFCAVLLRFSYGPGWSLCAAAASTDLMPCLF; this comes from the exons ATGCATCCTGCGCAGATCGTTTTGTATGGATCAACTTTATGTGTCATGATAACAGTGCACTTCTCCATGAAACTACTAGCAGAACATGTTTTGAACTGGAAGAAACCAAAGGAGCAAAACGCCATAGTAATTATAATCCTTATGGCCCCATTGTACGCTGTGGACTCCTATGTTGGTTTGATAAATTTCTTTGGAAGTGAAGCATTTTTCACATTCTTGGACTCAATTAAAGAGTGCTATGAGGCTCTG GTGATTGCTAAGTTTTTGGGTTTGATGTACAGTTTTTTGAACATCTCCTTAAGTAAGAACATAGTGCCGGATGAGATCAAGGGAAGAGAAATTCACCATTCATTTCCAATGACTCTTTTTCAG CCTCACACTACTCGTCTGGACCATAAAACACTGAAGCTTCTAAAAAACTGGACTTGGCAATTTGTCGTGATACGTCCAGTGTGCTCAATCTTGATGATAACTCTACAGTATCTTGAAGTTTATCCCACTTGGGTCAGCTGGACAAACACAGTCATTCTAAACATTTCAGTGTCACTGGCACTGTATTCTCTTGTTGTTTTCTACCATGTGTTTTCTAAAGAGCTGGAACCACATAAGCCTCTTGCCAAGTTTTTATGCATAAAAGGGATTGTCTTTTTCTGCTTCTGGCAG ATGCTTACACTCTTCTGTCTCCTTTCAATAATACCTTGCCTTGGGCTGAAGTATTATGGAGGAGTTGCATCCCTCCTGCAAAATCCATGCCGCTTTGGAACTTCATACTTAACAGACTGCCAACAGATGATATCCTGGCAAAGGCTGGCTACCACATTGTTTCCAGATGCAAAATGTGTCATAAAAATTTGGAGACTGCTGATCATTTATTTCTGTGCTGTCCTTTTGCGATTCAGCTATGGACCTGGCTGGAGTCTATGCGCAGCTGCAGCATCAACCGATCTAATGCCTTGTCTCTTTTGA
- the LOC114416930 gene encoding transmembrane protein 184C-like isoform X5 has protein sequence MHPAQIVLYGSTLCVMITVHFSMKLLAEHVLNWKKPKEQNAIVIIILMAPLYAVDSYVGLINFFGSEAFFTFLDSIKECYEALVIAKFLGLMYSFLNISLSKNIVPDEIKGREIHHSFPMTLFQPHTTRLDHKTLKLLKNWTWQFVVIRPVCSILMITLQYLEVYPTWVSWTNTVILNISVSLALYSLVVFYHVFSKELEPHKPLAKFLCIKGIVFFCFWQGIVLDLLAALGIIRSRYSWLTVERIEEGYQNLLVCLEMVFFSIYQQYAYSAAPYKVNSSPSDKKSK, from the exons ATGCATCCTGCGCAGATCGTTTTGTATGGATCAACTTTATGTGTCATGATAACAGTGCACTTCTCCATGAAACTACTAGCAGAACATGTTTTGAACTGGAAGAAACCAAAGGAGCAAAACGCCATAGTAATTATAATCCTTATGGCCCCATTGTACGCTGTGGACTCCTATGTTGGTTTGATAAATTTCTTTGGAAGTGAAGCATTTTTCACATTCTTGGACTCAATTAAAGAGTGCTATGAGGCTCTG GTGATTGCTAAGTTTTTGGGTTTGATGTACAGTTTTTTGAACATCTCCTTAAGTAAGAACATAGTGCCGGATGAGATCAAGGGAAGAGAAATTCACCATTCATTTCCAATGACTCTTTTTCAG CCTCACACTACTCGTCTGGACCATAAAACACTGAAGCTTCTAAAAAACTGGACTTGGCAATTTGTCGTGATACGTCCAGTGTGCTCAATCTTGATGATAACTCTACAGTATCTTGAAGTTTATCCCACTTGGGTCAGCTGGACAAACACAGTCATTCTAAACATTTCAGTGTCACTGGCACTGTATTCTCTTGTTGTTTTCTACCATGTGTTTTCTAAAGAGCTGGAACCACATAAGCCTCTTGCCAAGTTTTTATGCATAAAAGGGATTGTCTTTTTCTGCTTCTGGCAG GGAATTGTGCTTGATCTCCTGGCAGCACTGGGAATAATCAGATCCCGTTATTCGTGGCTAACCGTGGAACGCATTGAGGAAGGCTACCAAAACCTTTTGGTTTGTCTTGAAATGGTTTTCTTCTCAATATATCAGCAATACGCATACAGTGCTGCTCCATACAAGGTCAATAGTTCACCTtcagataaaaaatcaaagtga
- the LOC114416929 gene encoding uncharacterized protein LOC114416929 isoform X1, with product MLELDPITLVVALVMVMMRLGAVELLTRLLPKFLGQSQLLFVTDTHAITCALFALLRTGDELLAVAGAPYDTLEEVLGKRESGGLGSLQDFGVKYREVPLAEDGGLDWNALMSAVKPKTKCALIQRSCGYSWRRSLSVNEIGRAIKIIKKQKPSCSVMVDNCYGEFVESIEPPMVGADLIAGSLIKNPGGTIAPCGGYIAGKKKCVEAAAARLSAPGLGVDCGSTPGDIMRAFFQGLFLSSQMVGEAIKGSFLKFWHLKAIKCSLSPASPVLIQFRPSSLEAMSVSLLSVRLFREALQ from the exons ATGCTCGAGTTGGATCCCAT CACTTTGGTGGTTGCACTGGTTATGGTCATGATGAGGCTGGGGGCCGTGGAGCTCTTGACCAGGCTTTTGCCAAAATTTTTGGGGCAGAGTCAGCTATTGTTCGTCACAG ACACTCATGCTATCACCTGTGCTTTATTTGCTCTCCTGAGGACAGGGGATGAG CTTTTGGCAGTTGCTGGTGCTCCCTATGACACGCTAGAGGAAGTATTAGGGAAAAGGGAATCTGGTGGACTGGGTTCCCTCCAAGATTTTGGGGTGAAGTACCGAGAAGTTCCA CTTGCTGAGGATGGTGGACTTGACTGGAATGCACTCATGAGTGCTgtaaaacccaaaacaaaatgcGCACTCATTCAGCGGTCATGTGGTTATTCATGGCGTCGGAGTTTGAGTGTCAATGAGATAGGCAGggcaataaaaataatcaag AAGCAAAAGCCCAGCTGCTCAGTTATGGTGGACAATTGCTATGgagaatttgttgaaagcatcgAGCCTCCCATGGTG GGTGCAGATTTGATCGCGGGCAGTTTGATCAAGAATCCAGGTGGAACGATTGCTCCGTGTGGTGGATACATTGCTGGGAAGAAAAAATGTGTTGAAGCAGCTGCAGCCCGTCTTTCTGCACCAGGACTTGGTGTGGATTGTGGTTCAACCCCTGGTGATATCATGCGAGCCTTTTTCCAGGGTTTATTTCTTTCATCTCAAATGGTTGGAGAAGCAATCAAG GGATCCTTC CTGAAGTTTTGGCATCTAAAGGCTATAAAGTGCAGCCTCTCCCCCGCATCCCCCGTTCTGATACAGTTCAG GCCATCCAGCTTGGAAGCCATGAGCGTCTCCTTGCTTTCTGTGAGGCTGTTCAGAGAAGCTCTCCAGTAG
- the LOC114416930 gene encoding transmembrane protein 184 homolog DDB_G0279555-like isoform X1 gives MHPAQIVLYGSTLCVMITVHFSMKLLAEHVLNWKKPKEQNAIVIIILMAPLYAVDSYVGLINFFGSEAFFTFLDSIKECYEALVIAKFLGLMYSFLNISLSKNIVPDEIKGREIHHSFPMTLFQPHTTRLDHKTLKLLKNWTWQFVVIRPVCSILMITLQYLEVYPTWVSWTNTVILNISVSLALYSLVVFYHVFSKELEPHKPLAKFLCIKGIVFFCFWQEGTDCGILSFKDAYTLLSPFNNTLPWAEVLWRSCIPPAKSMPLWNFILNRLPTDDILAKAGYHIVSRCKMCHKNLETADHLFLCCPFAIQLWTWLESMRSCSINRSNALSLLNIVSPFTSAQLNDVRIAAVGYVIWIIWTARNNSLFSNQATSFQSPCLLVVANVKLSGNCA, from the exons ATGCATCCTGCGCAGATCGTTTTGTATGGATCAACTTTATGTGTCATGATAACAGTGCACTTCTCCATGAAACTACTAGCAGAACATGTTTTGAACTGGAAGAAACCAAAGGAGCAAAACGCCATAGTAATTATAATCCTTATGGCCCCATTGTACGCTGTGGACTCCTATGTTGGTTTGATAAATTTCTTTGGAAGTGAAGCATTTTTCACATTCTTGGACTCAATTAAAGAGTGCTATGAGGCTCTG GTGATTGCTAAGTTTTTGGGTTTGATGTACAGTTTTTTGAACATCTCCTTAAGTAAGAACATAGTGCCGGATGAGATCAAGGGAAGAGAAATTCACCATTCATTTCCAATGACTCTTTTTCAG CCTCACACTACTCGTCTGGACCATAAAACACTGAAGCTTCTAAAAAACTGGACTTGGCAATTTGTCGTGATACGTCCAGTGTGCTCAATCTTGATGATAACTCTACAGTATCTTGAAGTTTATCCCACTTGGGTCAGCTGGACAAACACAGTCATTCTAAACATTTCAGTGTCACTGGCACTGTATTCTCTTGTTGTTTTCTACCATGTGTTTTCTAAAGAGCTGGAACCACATAAGCCTCTTGCCAAGTTTTTATGCATAAAAGGGATTGTCTTTTTCTGCTTCTGGCAG GAAGGTACTGATTGTGGTATATTGTCCTTCAAAGATGCTTACACTCTTCTGTCTCCTTTCAATAATACCTTGCCTTGGGCTGAAGTATTATGGAGGAGTTGCATCCCTCCTGCAAAATCCATGCCGCTTTGGAACTTCATACTTAACAGACTGCCAACAGATGATATCCTGGCAAAGGCTGGCTACCACATTGTTTCCAGATGCAAAATGTGTCATAAAAATTTGGAGACTGCTGATCATTTATTTCTGTGCTGTCCTTTTGCGATTCAGCTATGGACCTGGCTGGAGTCTATGCGCAGCTGCAGCATCAACCGATCTAATGCCTTGTCTCTTTTGAATATTGTGTCGCCTTTCACTTCAGCCCAATTAAATGATGTCAGAATTGCAGCTGTTGGATATGTAATTTGGATCATTTGGACAGCTAGAAACAATAGTCTGTTTTCCAACCAAGCGACTTCTTTCCAAAGCCCTTGCTTGTTAGTTGTAGCTAATGTCAAGCTTTCAG GGAATTGTGCTTGA
- the LOC114416930 gene encoding transmembrane protein 184 homolog DDB_G0279555-like isoform X6 produces the protein MHPAQIVLYGSTLCVMITVHFSMKLLAEHVLNWKKPKEQNAIVIIILMAPLYAVDSYVGLINFFGSEAFFTFLDSIKECYEALVIAKFLGLMYSFLNISLSKNIVPDEIKGREIHHSFPMTLFQPHTTRLDHKTLKLLKNWTWQFVVIRPVCSILMITLQYLEVYPTWVSWTNTVILNISVSLALYSLVVFYHVFSKELEPHKPLAKFLCIKGIVFFCFWQVMKIEDFQFRLRKTFDLSKIMNTTHVLLWI, from the exons ATGCATCCTGCGCAGATCGTTTTGTATGGATCAACTTTATGTGTCATGATAACAGTGCACTTCTCCATGAAACTACTAGCAGAACATGTTTTGAACTGGAAGAAACCAAAGGAGCAAAACGCCATAGTAATTATAATCCTTATGGCCCCATTGTACGCTGTGGACTCCTATGTTGGTTTGATAAATTTCTTTGGAAGTGAAGCATTTTTCACATTCTTGGACTCAATTAAAGAGTGCTATGAGGCTCTG GTGATTGCTAAGTTTTTGGGTTTGATGTACAGTTTTTTGAACATCTCCTTAAGTAAGAACATAGTGCCGGATGAGATCAAGGGAAGAGAAATTCACCATTCATTTCCAATGACTCTTTTTCAG CCTCACACTACTCGTCTGGACCATAAAACACTGAAGCTTCTAAAAAACTGGACTTGGCAATTTGTCGTGATACGTCCAGTGTGCTCAATCTTGATGATAACTCTACAGTATCTTGAAGTTTATCCCACTTGGGTCAGCTGGACAAACACAGTCATTCTAAACATTTCAGTGTCACTGGCACTGTATTCTCTTGTTGTTTTCTACCATGTGTTTTCTAAAGAGCTGGAACCACATAAGCCTCTTGCCAAGTTTTTATGCATAAAAGGGATTGTCTTTTTCTGCTTCTGGCAG GTTATGAAAATTGAGGACTTTCAATTCAGGCTAAGGAAAACATTTGACTTATCCAAGATTATGAACACTACACACGTACTATTATGGATCTAA
- the LOC114416930 gene encoding transmembrane protein 184 homolog DDB_G0279555-like isoform X4 encodes MHPAQIVLYGSTLCVMITVHFSMKLLAEHVLNWKKPKEQNAIVIIILMAPLYAVDSYVGLINFFGSEAFFTFLDSIKECYEALVIAKFLGLMYSFLNISLSKNIVPDEIKGREIHHSFPMTLFQPHTTRLDHKTLKLLKNWTWQFVVIRPVCSILMITLQYLEVYPTWVSWTNTVILNISVSLALYSLVVFYHVFSKELEPHKPLAKFLCIKGIVFFCFWQLWTWLESMRSCSINRSNALSLLNIVSPFTSAQLNDVRIAAVGYVIWIIWTARNNSLFSNQATSFQSPCLLVVANVKLSGNCA; translated from the exons ATGCATCCTGCGCAGATCGTTTTGTATGGATCAACTTTATGTGTCATGATAACAGTGCACTTCTCCATGAAACTACTAGCAGAACATGTTTTGAACTGGAAGAAACCAAAGGAGCAAAACGCCATAGTAATTATAATCCTTATGGCCCCATTGTACGCTGTGGACTCCTATGTTGGTTTGATAAATTTCTTTGGAAGTGAAGCATTTTTCACATTCTTGGACTCAATTAAAGAGTGCTATGAGGCTCTG GTGATTGCTAAGTTTTTGGGTTTGATGTACAGTTTTTTGAACATCTCCTTAAGTAAGAACATAGTGCCGGATGAGATCAAGGGAAGAGAAATTCACCATTCATTTCCAATGACTCTTTTTCAG CCTCACACTACTCGTCTGGACCATAAAACACTGAAGCTTCTAAAAAACTGGACTTGGCAATTTGTCGTGATACGTCCAGTGTGCTCAATCTTGATGATAACTCTACAGTATCTTGAAGTTTATCCCACTTGGGTCAGCTGGACAAACACAGTCATTCTAAACATTTCAGTGTCACTGGCACTGTATTCTCTTGTTGTTTTCTACCATGTGTTTTCTAAAGAGCTGGAACCACATAAGCCTCTTGCCAAGTTTTTATGCATAAAAGGGATTGTCTTTTTCTGCTTCTGGCAG CTATGGACCTGGCTGGAGTCTATGCGCAGCTGCAGCATCAACCGATCTAATGCCTTGTCTCTTTTGAATATTGTGTCGCCTTTCACTTCAGCCCAATTAAATGATGTCAGAATTGCAGCTGTTGGATATGTAATTTGGATCATTTGGACAGCTAGAAACAATAGTCTGTTTTCCAACCAAGCGACTTCTTTCCAAAGCCCTTGCTTGTTAGTTGTAGCTAATGTCAAGCTTTCAG GGAATTGTGCTTGA
- the LOC114416931 gene encoding uncharacterized protein LOC114416931, which yields MAAAVTDMARRHTISQILVDLVKFAVGSAIDGSRKIIPGRKQVDKMVPEGLINIPLPTPVNAKKHPDLKVANDLHFETKMEEVKEDLNNIKQQYKTSTKRIQESQPPNKSDDGFKEINHVQSNGRRVFIRSRL from the exons ATGGCCGCCGCCGTGACAGATATGGCCCGCCGCCACACGATTAGCCAAATACTGGTGGACCTCGTCAAGTTTGCCGTCGGTTCCGCCATCGACGGCTCTCGCAAAATCATCCCTg GTAGGAAGCAGGTAGATAAGATGGTGCCAGAAGGATTGATAAACATACCCTTGCCAACCCCTGTAAATGCCAAGAAACACCCTGATTTAAAGGTTGCAAATGATCTCCATTTTGAGACAAAAATGGAGGAAGTGAAGGAAGACTTGAATAACATAAAGCAGCAGTACAAAACATCAACCAAACGCATCCAGGAGTCACAGCCACCGAACAAATCGGATGATGGCTTTAAGGAAATCAATCATGTGCAGAGCAATGGAAGGAGAGTATTCATCCGATCTCGACTGTAG